In Camelina sativa cultivar DH55 chromosome 13, Cs, whole genome shotgun sequence, the genomic window AGAGTATCCCTTTCTCCTTACCTCTTTTGACATCTCTTCAGTCTCTGTAAGTGGCTTATTCCAAATGGAGTACTATTGTATATTTCATTACATGGCCTTACGTTTCCACTGATTCGTTATATAATTGNNNNNNNNNNNNNNNNNNNNNNNNNNNNNNNNNNNNNNNNNNNNNNNNNNNNNNNNNNNNNNNNNNNNNNNNNNNNNNNNNNNNNNNNNNNNNNNNNNNNNNNNNNNNNNNNNNNNNNNNNNNNNNNNNNNNNNNNNNNNNNNNNNNNNNNNNNNNNNNNNNNNNNNNNNNNNNNNNNNNNNNNNNNNNNNNNNNNNNNNNNNNNNNNNNNNNNNNNNNNNNNNNNNNNNNNNNNNNNNNNNNNNNNNNNNNNNNNNNNNNNNATTGCAGCCATTTATTTTGACTCTTCTCTATCTGGTGAATCAAATTCTTTCAGCTATTTGCACTCGTCGTTTTACCCTCCTATAGCCCATAGCGATCTCAAAGCAACAAACATCTTACTAGACGAAGAACTTACACCTCGTATTGCTGATTGTGGGCTTGCTAGTTTAAGGCCACTTACAAGCAACAGTGTTAAACTTCGGGTAAGTAAGAAGACAGTATATGATGTTGCGTCACTAGATTATTTTACTGAGATAGACCTAATGAGTGGAGATAAAGAGCAGGCTTCAGAGATAGCGATACAGAACACGGGCTACATAGCACCAGAACATGGTCAACCAGGAAGCAGTGGCACAAAGAGTGACACTTATGCACTGGGAGTGCTACTCTTGGAACTGTTAACAGGAAGGAAAGCATTTGACAGGTACGCAAGCAATTCACATACTAATATATTAATCGTTGATAACCAAGCTAAGCTGTCAACGTATTTTGATGGATGTTCCAGCTCACGACCCCGAGGAGAACAGCTACTGGTGAAATGGGCATCAACCAGACTTCATGACAGGCGAAGCTTAGAGCAGATGATTGATGGAGGGATAGCCGGCACATTCTCTTCAAGAGTCGCCTCACAATACGCAGACATTATCTCCCTATGCACTCAGGTATTCTCTCAATAGAGCTTCTTCACTCAGGATCATTACATTACAACTAATCGTGCATTCATAAGCAGGTAGAGAAAGAGTTCAGACCAGCGGTTTCAGAAATAGTGGAAGCACTCACTGCACTGATACAGAAACAGAACAAGGAAGCAAGCAGTAGTGTCGCAGACAAGACCGACCCTTTTAGTAAATCTTTCTGCTCAACACGCACACGGTTCATCTCCTCACCTACCTTCAGCTACCTCTCTTCTTGACCATTTTCTGTATCTCTTTTTCATGCACAGATACCTTACTGTCAATATAATAGTTAGCATATGATGAACACGTATTAGTCTTTGTAAAAGGATGTTACTTGGTACAtgatagaaataaataaaaaagagtttgaaaCAAGGCAAGATCCTATAGTAAGAAAGAGGGTCACTTGGTGTTCTGAAACTAAGTTTTCTAGCCAATCCCAAAGATCAAACTAAGCAGAAACTCCAGCGTTCAACAATGTATTGATCTCTCCTCTTATATTCACAGGTCTTCCATCAAACATGGAAGAGAGACTTGTCTCACAAAGCTCCTTCAGTTCTCTTGTTTTCGAAAGTGCAGCTTCCTGTATTCACCAACAAAATTTGTTAGATATCCCCTTCAAATTCCAAATTTCTGATAAATCTGACACCGGTAATTCACATTTTCgccaaaacaaaagtaaagcTTTTTGAAAACATGAGCTTACCTGTTTTGGCCATATAGACGAGAGTGAATTCTGCAGCTCCATGCGTCTTCTACCCACATCTTTCAAGCTCTCTCTTAGCTTCACTTCACggtgcttcttctcctccagctCTGAAACAAGCCTATCTAGGAATCtgtaaaacatcaaaaatacatatatcaaaAGCTGTGGTACGCACTGCAAATTCCCAGGCAGAGACACTATATCCTAACGCACCTTTTGGAGTTGAGGATCATGATCAGATCCCGAGATTTCTTGTTTGTTAGCATTGAAATGGCCATGGAGATATCAACTACCATTGGGTCAATGGTTTCAGGAGAATACTGCTGAAGAACCATCGGGGCAACTGCTTGCACGTGGTGTTGCAAAGACAGAGTGTCTTCATTTCTCAGTTCTATCAAACGCTGGTTCAAAAATGCCTTGACCTGACACAAGAGAAACCACATAAAGTGTCTCTCAAGAAGCGTTTCCAGAATTAAACTAAGCACTAAATAGTCAGGGATTAGAGTACCTCATACAAATCATCAAGGATCTTATTCCTATATTCTGTGTCCAACAGCTGGCTCCTCTCTCCTCCACTCCCTAAGACTTGAGTTGTAGAATCTGCCGACTGTGTCTGATTTGATTCTAGCAAAGCCGAATCAGTTATTTCTTCTACCTGAGGTGTTTCAACACTTACATCCCAAGAAATCTCAGAAACATCAACCTCAGGGCCTTGGCTTTCTTCCACTTTACATGGAGAATTCTCAGGAATATCGCTGGCATTGACAATTTCATATGAACCTAGATCATTTCCACTATCAACTTCTTCTACCATACTGACATCCCAATCTATCTCAGCAGTATCAAGTGTAATATCCCAATCAATACTGTCTGCAGCTGTGTCTGTACCATTTGCATTCTCAGATGACTGAATATTATCAGCGTCAAGAGCTTCAGAGACCCCCAAAACGCTTAAAGATGGAGGGTTATCACGAATGTCTTTCAAGCTTTGTAACACGATCCTCAGTGGCTTCTACAGACAGATCAGAAGCGGGTCAATTCAACCTCCCAGAACAAAGGGACCAAAattttagagagaaagagagtaaagTTAAGAGTGATCTTACATCTTTCTCAGTATGAACATCTTTAACATAAGCGGAGTAGTACTCCATTGCCCCTGTTACTGAGTCACTGTTGATAACTTCCAGAATCTTGCTAAAGGTACTAGGAAGCGAAGTTGCAGTCTCCAAAAGTTCACGCCTCACGTTGTTTCCCTGAAATTTTAAGATGTTATAAGCTAATGCGATCCTTTAAAAAACCTATGGATGAAACCAGGCCAAGTTTTCAACTAAAACCTGCAATCCAAGCTCTCGGCAAGCATCCTCATATTTAGTTGCTGAGAGTGCAACGCTCCTTTTGATATCAGCTTCTTTACGATCAAGTTCCGTCATTTGTTGCTGAACCTTTTGCACTTGCTTTTTCAGATATGGGCTTC contains:
- the LOC104734695 gene encoding CDK5RAP3-like protein — encoded protein: MPSQDDVQNLPIDITFSRLGEWLVDRKRIPADWRKKVGVIRVKILKEFSSLPKEIDPYFQTLDPEVIGYLEVKKIYEILLKTTPESRNIFGRLSGASGVWEAIVRAFEKDHIYLGEAAHIIIQNVNYEIPYLKKQVQKVQQQMTELDRKEADIKRSVALSATKYEDACRELGLQGNNVRRELLETATSLPSTFSKILEVINSDSVTGAMEYYSAYVKDVHTEKDKPLRIVLQSLKDIRDNPPSLSVLGVSEALDADNIQSSENANGTDTAADSIDWDITLDTAEIDWDVSMVEEVDSGNDLGSYEIVNASDIPENSPCKVEESQGPEVDVSEISWDVSVETPQVEEITDSALLESNQTQSADSTTQVLGSGGERSQLLDTEYRNKILDDLYEVKAFLNQRLIELRNEDTLSLQHHVQAVAPMVLQQYSPETIDPMVVDISMAISMLTNKKSRDLIMILNSKRFLDRLVSELEEKKHREVKLRESLKDVGRRRMELQNSLSSIWPKQEAALSKTRELKELCETSLSSMFDGRPVNIRGEINTLLNAGVSA